A single window of Vanessa tameamea isolate UH-Manoa-2023 chromosome 5, ilVanTame1 primary haplotype, whole genome shotgun sequence DNA harbors:
- the LOC113392409 gene encoding gustatory receptor for sugar taste 64a-like has translation MTKDKKIKINQNDSTLLQQPFYDEFLQTMTNMIHWSRWVGVAGSEGVVWKLWGFLLLCLLLAIEGQAIWKVIKALAGWAIDMRGHRSVTARLAGTMFYSASLLCLIQCWRLSCSWKEISKYWASIEWTLSIQYVPRDKTIRTKMYKTVFFVATLSSVEHLLDMISSFDFNCQLSLCFRTFFLKSHGFLILEHEYSDWIAVLVFITSIMATILWNLQDLIIILTSMGLSARYQRLNEGVKIVTTKNNKEEKSNKDREFLKVYMWRKIREAYVKQSMLVRKVDNSLGTLILMSAFFNFYFICVQLFLGIASSDPAASVNQIYHAVSLSWVCIRTGYTVLAAAEVNKTSTLALPYLYESSAQYYNVEIERLQKQLSRDYVALTGMGFFYLNRTFVLQMAGAVVTYVLVLIQYDDSETVVPTNSTLTT, from the exons CTACAACAGCCTTTTTATGAT gaGTTCCTGCAAACAATGACGAATATGATCCATTGGTCACGTTGGGTTGGAGTTGCTGGATCAGAAGGGGTTGTGTGGAAATTATGGGGATTTCTGTTGCTATGTCTTCTCTTGGCCATAGAGGGACAGGCTATATGGAAGGTTATTAAGGCACTCGCTGGCTGGGCCATCGATATGCGTGGACATA gaAGTGTTACCGCGAGACTAGCAGGAACCATGTTTTATTCTGCATCGTTGTTGTGTTTGATACAATGCTGGCGGTTATCCTGTTCTTGGAAAGAGATTTCGAAATACTGGGCGTCAATAGAATGGACTTTAAGCATTCAATATGTACCACGGGATAAGACTATAAggacaaaaatgtataaaactgttttctttGTTGCTACACTTTCTTCTG TTGAACATCTCCTGGACATGATATCgtcatttgattttaattgccAACTGTCGCTGTGTTTTCGAACGTTCTTTTTAAAATCGCatggatttttaattttagaac ACGAATATTCCGACTGGATTGCGGTTTTGGTCTTTATCACGAGTATAATGGCAACAATTCTGTGGAACCTGCaagacttaataattattttaactagtaTGGGCTTATCGGCAAGATATCAAAGACTAAATGAAGGTGTTAAAATAGTCACaactaaaaacaataaagagGAAAAATCGAATAAA GACAGAGAATTCTTGAAGGTATATATGTGGCGGAAGATTAGAGAAGCGTATGTGAAACAGTCGATGTTGGTTAGAAAAGTTGACAACTCACTGGGAACATTAATTCTGATGTCggcatttttcaatttttattttatttgcgtacaattatttttgggTATCGC ttcCAGCGATCCAGCTGCATCAGTGAATCAAATATATCATGCCGTATCTTTGTCTTGGGTCTGTATTCGAACTGGTTACACCGTACTGGCTGCAGCCGAAGTCAACAAAACTTCAACACTGGCGTTACcatatttatatgaaagttCTGCTCAGTATTATAACGTAgag ATAGAAAGACTTCAGAAACAGCTAAGCAGGGATTATGTTGCGTTAACTGGGATGggatttttctatttaaacagAACTTTTGTATTGCAG ATGGCGGGTGCAGTGGTGACGTACGTTTTGGTGTTAATTCAATACGATGACTCCGAAACTGTTGTTCCAACAAACTCAACATTGACCACGTGA
- the LOC113392710 gene encoding gustatory receptor for sugar taste 64f-like: MEATVTNKRLHIILRHPMQLCRRAGLFPVEGLDKETITKLRFNMSTVYALYHVATLVSQMTLACLSIYYFFKNDLKLNNLKNLLFYTTGLISAFLLLKLAKNWPRLIRRASHIEQLVAEVQQDTGKGWKQDKIVYGVMLLALLEHVLSITFQMKLVMHCNHDFKIDLNLIKNYFIRTTPVVFGITTYTEWKATLYEIANLQATFLWNITDAITMCTSLYLASYFKDLNKLIKRQEKQNAVNWKEIRVFYSYLVELVNAVDENMCYLILMSFFTNLFFICIQLYYLTKYDDSVFEGCDIHHDQNRIKLVFDSWEHTLYYAFSFIFLFTRASVTSLLAANINTLAQQPLIVLQNVSPSEYTIDVQRFIRQIRYTTTALSGLFFYITRGMIITVSYYY; the protein is encoded by the exons ATGGAGGCAACTGTCACAAATAAACGTCTGCATATTATCCTCCGGCATCCCATGCAACTCTGTCGTAGAGCCGGCCTTTTTCCCGTAGAGGGCTTAGATAAGGAAACTATTACCAAGTTAAG ATTCAATATGAGCACGGTTTATGCTTTGTATCACGTCGCAACGCTGGTTTCTCAGATGACGTTAGCATGTTTAAGCATTTACTATTTCTTCAAAAACGATCTTAAGCTTAATAACTTAA aaaatcttttattttacacaaCTGGTTTGATATCCGCGTTTCTTCTATTGAAACTGGCGAAAAATTGGCCACGACTCATAAGGCGAGCTAGTCACATCGAGCAGCTTGTTGCTGAGGTTCAACAGGACACGGGCAAGGGCTGGAAACAGGATAAAATTGTTTATGGTGTGATGCTACTTGCATTAT TGGAACATGTTCTATCAATAACATTCCAAATGAAACTCGTTATGCATTGTAACCACGATTTCAAGATtgatcttaatttaataaagaattattttataagaaccaCACCTGTCGTTTTTGGTATAACAACATACACGGAATGGAAGGCAACTTTGTACGAG attgcGAATTTACAAGCTACGTTCCTTTGGAATATTACCGACGCCATCACAATGTGTACTAGCTTGTACCTCGcttcatattttaaagatttaaacaaACTCATCAAACGACAGGAAAAACAG AATGCTGTCAACTGGAAAGAGATACGAGTGTTTTATTCGTATTTGGTGGAACTCGTGAATGCAGTGGACGAAAACATGTGCTACTTGATTCTGATGTCGTTCTTCACtaacctattttttatttgcatccAATTGTATTATTTGACAAA ATATGATGACTCTGTTTTCGAGGGCTGTGATATCCATCATGACCAAAATCGGATCAAATT GGTATTTGACAGTTGGGAACATACGCTGTACTACGCGTTTTCTTTCATTTTCTTATTTACCAGAGCCAGCGTCACGTCACTATTGGCTGCGAATATTAATACTCTCGCCCAACAACCTTTGATCGTTTTGCAAAACGTTTCGCCATCGGAATATACTATTGAC GTGCAGAGATTCATCCGTCAAATCCGTTACACAACAACAGCGTTAAGTGGATTATTCTTTTACATAACCAGAGGAATGATTATCacggtatcttattattattaa
- the LOC113392439 gene encoding gustatory receptor for sugar taste 64e-like — protein sequence MRLTLIVGQCFGLNPVLGICDTDSSKLRFTYCSGRCVYALIAIFGQTIFLNCFFLIKYFNESGTSVTSNSTLVFYASNTLTTILFLRMAKKWPKLCQYIMKIEAADPVKDATLVKKCNVSCIVILIMSILEHALAEFAGFIMASDCQPGKVYESYVEHSFPWINLHVDYTFSLGFITQILNILCTFNWNFGDIFIITISFYLTSRLEQVNKKIAAVRGKYVPTTFWRSVREDYNRATDLVRRVDEVIGSIIFLAFANNLVFICMQLLHTFANGIKAVPSCHNPDKRPLQGYEQALYFTYSFIFLVVRSLAVSLVAAQVHTASRQPAYALYEVPSAVYCVEVERFIEQIHGDTVALTGLQFFKVKRGIVLAIAGTIVTYELVLLQFTGITPTVAPLQDDLAYRD from the exons ATGCGGTTAACCCTTATCGTGGGACAGTGCTTTGGCCTAAATCCTGTACTGGGAATTTGTGATACTGATTCTTCAAAACTAAG GTTTACATACTGTTCAGGACGCTGCGTTTATGCTTTAATAGCAATTTTCGGACAGACTATTTTCTTGAACTGTTTCTTtttgatcaaatattttaacgaatCCGGAACTTCAGTGACATCAAATT cTACTTTGGTATTTTATGCATCGAATACGCTAACCACAATTCTATTCTTGAGAATGGCGAAAAAATGGCCTAAATTGTGCCAGTACATAATGAAAATCGAGGCCGCCGACCCTGTCAAAGATGCGACACTTGTGAAGAAATGCAACGTGTCGTGTATTGTGATTCTTATCATGTCTATTT tgGAACATGCACTCGCAGAATTCGCTGGTTTCATTATGGCCTCAGACTGTCAACCCGGCAAAGTATACGAGTCATACGTCGAACATAGTTTCCCTTGGATAAATCTTCACGTGGACTATACTTTTTCACTTGGCTTCATAACACAg atTCTTAATATTCTATGTACGTTCAATTGGAATTTCGgggatattttcattataaccATCAGTTTTTATTTGACGTCAAGACTGGagcaagttaataaaaaaattgccgcTGTCAGAGGAAAG TATGTCCCAACAACATTCTGGCGGAGCGTTCGCGAGGATTACAACAGAGCAACCGATCTGGTGAGGCGAGTGGACGAGGTGATCGGCAGCATAATATTTTTAGCATTCGCAAATAATCtcgtatttatatgtatgcaGTTGTTGCATACGTTCGC AAACGGCATAAAAGCTGTTCCGAGCTGTCACAATCCCGATAAAAG acCGTTACAAGGTTACGAGCAAGCGTTGTACTTCACGTATTCCTTCATTTTCCTCGTAGTGAGGTCATTGGCCGTTTCTCTCGTAGCAGCTCAAGTTCACACAGCCAGTCGCCAGCCAGCGTATGCTTTGTACGAAGTTCCGTCTGCAGTTTATTGTGTTGAG gtaGAAAGATTTATTGAGCAGATCCATGGCGATACAGTTGCTCTGACTGGACTGCAATTCTTCAAAGTTAAACGCGGAATAGTTTTAGCT ATAGCCGGAACCATAGTCACTTACGAACTTGTTCTGCTCCAGTTCACTGGAATCACCCCAACTGTCGCGCCACTGCAAGATGACCTTGCCTACAGAGATTGA